Proteins co-encoded in one Rattus rattus isolate New Zealand chromosome 5, Rrattus_CSIRO_v1, whole genome shotgun sequence genomic window:
- the Tmem141 gene encoding transmembrane protein 141 yields the protein MVNLGLSRVDDAVAAKHPGLEEYAACQSNAFMKGVFTFVTGTGVTFGLQMFIKRKFPYPVQWSFLVSAVVGSVASYRVTRMECQKCSNLWLFLETGQLPKGMSTDHNN from the exons ATGGTGAATCTGGGCCTGTCCCGTGTAGATGACGCCGTCGCCGCCAAGCACCCG GGACTCGAGGAATATGCTGCCTGCCAGTCGAACGCCTTCATGAAAGGCGTTTTCACTTTTGTCACAG GCACTGGTGTGACTTTTGGCCTGCAGATGTTCATTAAGAGGAAGTTTCCATACCCTGTGCAGTGGAGCTTCCTGGTGTCTGCCG TTGTAGGATCTGTGGCCAGCTACAGAGTGACAAGAATGGAGTGTCAGAAATGCAGCAATCTGTGGCTCTTCCTGGAGACCGGGCAGCTCCCCAAAGGCATGAGCACAG ATCACAACAACTag
- the Ccdc183 gene encoding coiled-coil domain-containing protein 183, whose product MKIHSEAAVEAQIQELRTITRLQEQCRGLQIQGVKEKTAQNKATMGLLRSNLRRGAHEWALAKKHDQWTTSKACGKDTSLRLAHCRSTMEVAREKLRKYVFDRVNTHNVLIHLVRRRGQKLEGLELELTSLRNKPEATKEEQRQLQIIRQLENNIEKTMIKITTSQNIHALYKQLLDYLKKVLAEYPTELDKLQNLVANYRSELSDMTVMSQDAMMITDEVKRNMRQGEATFIEERRARENRLNQQKKLIDKIHTKETSEKYRRGRRDLDFPSNLMSMESMKVKKRESSVADIQYQTKVTTLVEKVKSAVQCSHLWDIAGRFLAQKTTEENLVLQMEDCEERRTQLEALMKKLELEEAVLKFHQTPSSVGFSSLQKKMKNMLEEEEARLRQVQNNMYKSQQLLLVIQTGIDNLYIRLIGIAPQAFQKEIAVSDTLDVYGKLDYCEGKLIYLAERTQALSRNEEVDTKVRDSLESSTLKEKHNTRITFEDQEEDMIETFQFADVDHSYVPSRAEIKKQGQRLIEGKLKGAKKKKK is encoded by the exons ATGAAGATACACAGTGAAGCAGCGGTGGAGGCACAGATACAGGAGCTCAGAACCATCACTCGGCTCCAGG AACAATGCCGGGGGCTCCAGATCCAGGGTGTGAAGGAAAAGACAGCACAGAACAAAGCTACCATGGGCCTCCTGCGCAGCAACCTCCGTCGAGGGGCCCACGAATGGGCTTTGGCTAAGAAG CATGATCAATGGACCACCTCCAAGGCCTGCGGGAAGGATACGTCCCTGAGGCTGGCACACTGCCGCAGTACTATGGAG GTAGCTCGGGAGAAGCTGCGCAAGTATGTCTTCGACCGCGTTAATACACACAACGTACTGATCCACCTGGTTCGGAGACGCGGACAGAAGCTGGAGGGCTTGGAACTGGAGCTGACCAGCTTGCGAAACAAGCCTGAAGCTACTAAGGAGGAACAGCGGCAGCTTCAG ATTATCCGCCAACTGGAGAACAACATTGAAAAGACCATGATCAAGATCACCACCAGCCAGAACATCCACGCGCTGTACAAACAGCTGCTGGATTACCTGAAGAAG GTGCTGGCAGAGTACCCCACAGAGCTAGACAAGCTCCAGAACCTGGTGGCCAACTACCGCTCAGAGCTATCAGATATGACAGTCATGTCCCAAGATGCCATGATGATTACTGATGAGGTCAAG AGGAACATGAGGCAAGGGGAGGCAACCTTTATCGAGGAGCGAAGAGCACGGGAGAACCGACTGAACCAGCAAAAGAAGCTTATTGACAAGATCCACACCAAGGAGACAAGCGAGAAGTACCGCCGT GGCCGGAGGGACTTGGATTTCCCCTCCAATCTAATGAGTATGGAAAGCATGAAGG TGAAGAAAAGAGAATCTTCCGTAGCAGATATACAATACCAGACAAAAGTGACTACTTTGGTAGAGAAGGTCAAATCCGCTGTACAGTGCTCCCACCTCTGG GACATAGCTGGCCGCTTCCTGGCTCAGAAGACTACAGAGGAGAACCTAGTGCTGCAGATGGAGGATTGTGAGGAGCGGCGGACACAGTTAGAGGCCCTGATGAAGAAGCTAGAACTTGAGGAGGCTGTGCTCAAGTTCCACCAGACACCCAGCTCTGTTGG CTTTAGTTCTCTccagaagaagatgaagaacatgctagaggaggaagaagcaaggcTCCGGCAGGTCCAGAACAACATGTACAAGAgccagcagctgctgctggtCATCCAGACAGGTATTGACAACCTCTACATCCGGCTTATCGGCATCGCCCCGCAAGCCTTCCAG AAAGAAATCGCGGTATCTGACACTCTTGATGTGTATGGCAAACTGGATTATTGTGAGGGCAAGCTCATATACCTGGCTGAGCGCACGCAAGCGCTGTCCAGAAATGAGGAG GTTGACACAAAAGTGAGGGATTCCTTGGAGTCATCAACTCTAAAGGAGAAACATAATACCAGAATTACCTTTGAGGACCAAGAGGAGGACATGATAG AAACCTTCCAGTTTGCGGATGTGGACCATAGCTACGTCCCTTCGCGGGCGGAGATAAAGAAACAGGGCCAGCGGCTGATCGAGGGGAAGCTCAAGGgagccaaaaagaagaaaaagtaa